In Carcharodon carcharias isolate sCarCar2 chromosome 22, sCarCar2.pri, whole genome shotgun sequence, the following are encoded in one genomic region:
- the npb gene encoding neuropeptide B: MPALETSLKLAVLCVFLASLVPSPGEAWYKQATGPSYYSVGRASGLLSGIRRSPYIRRSEPSQGAESAENSVYSELGGQPRQTTLIKNMAVCVKDISPNLQSCELLQDGLNTFQCKADVYLSLDSQDCVNA, translated from the exons ATGCCAGCATTGGAAACATCTCTCAAACTGGCCGTGTTGTGTGTATTCCTTGCCAGCCTGGTCCCCAGCCCAGGCGAGGCGTGGTACAAGCAGGCGACCGGCCCCAGCTATTACTCGGTGGGCAGAGCCTCCGGGCTCCTGTCCGGGATCCGGCGCTCGCCTTACATCCGCAGATCGGAGCCCAGCCAAGGGGCGGAATCGGCGGAGAACAGCGTGTATTCAGAACTGGGAGGCCAGCCCAGACAAACAACACTGATCAAAAACATG GCTGTCTGTGTGAAGGATATCTCTCCCAACCTGCAGAGCTGTGAGCTGCTCCAAGATGGACTAAACACCTTCCAGTGCAAGGCTGATGTATATCTGTCGCTGGATTCACAGGACTGTGTGAACGCCTGA
- the sgsh gene encoding N-sulphoglucosamine sulphohydrolase, with product MFSIWVLLLLGIVNSRAHQKRRNVLLIIADDAGFETEVYNNTAIRTPNLNQLAKRSLIFRNAFSSVSSCSPSRSAILTGLPQHQNGMYGLHQTVHHFNSFDTVRSLPFLLSQAQVRTGIIGKKHVGPESVYPFDYSKTEENHSILQVGRNITRIKLLVREFLHSTGDRPFFLYVAFHDPHRCGHSQPQYGQFCEKFGNGESGMGWIPDWHPQHYTPEQVKVPYFVPDTPASRTELAAQYTTISRLDQGIGLVLRELREAGHDNDTLVIYSSDNGIPFPSGRTNLYHAGIAEPMLVHSPEHSGRWGQVSQSYVSLLDITPTILDWFSIPYPSYSIFGKGKIVKLTGRSILPALHSEQPWSTVFASQSHHEITMYYPMRAMKNLQYQLIHNMHFKMPFPIDQDFYLSLTFQDLLNRTQSGHPTHWGKSLQEYYYREHWELFDTQEDPSESHNLASDPRYADVLEKMKGQLKKWQWLTYDPWVCAPDGVLEDQGPYQLDPECRPLYNKL from the exons ATGTTCTCAATCTGGGTATTGTTACTACTTGGGATTGTTAATTCACGGGCCCATCAGAAGAGGCGGAACGTGCTCCTGATCATTG CTGATGATGCTGGCTTTGAGACTGAGGTGTACAATAACACAGCCATCCGGACCCCTAACTTAAACCAACTGGCAAAACGCAGCCTCATCTTCCGAAACGCCTTCTCATCTGTCAGCAGCTGCTCCCCCAGTCGTTCAGCTATTCTAACTGGCCTACCACAG CATCAGAATGGGATGTACGGACTACACCAGACTGTTCACCATTTCAATTCCTTCGACACTGTCAGAAGTTTACCGTTTCTGCTCAGTCAGGCACAGGTCAGGACAG GAATAATCGGGAAGAAGCATGTTGGCCCGGAGTCTGTCTATCCCTTTGACTACTCAAAGACAGAGGAAAACCATTCTATCCTGCAAGTGGGGAGGAATATCACCAGAATCAAACTGCTGGTCCGAGAGTTCCTGCACAGCACGGGAGACAG GCCGTTCTTTCTCTATGTTGCCTTCCACGACCCACACCGGTGTGGACATTCCCAGCCCCAGTACGGGCAGTTCTGTGAGAAGTTTGGGAATGGGGAGAGCGGAATGGGATGGATCCCAGATTGGCATCCGCAGCATTACACACCAGAGCAGGTCAAG GTGCCTTACTTTGTACCGGACACACCAGCATCCCGCACTGAGCTGGCAGCACAGTATACCACCATCAGCCGTCTAGACCAAG GGATTGGGCTGGTGCTGAGAGAGCTCAGGGAGGCCGGACATGACAACGACACGCTGGTGATCTACAGCTCCGATAACGGGATCCCCTTTCCCAGTGGGCGGACTAACCTGTACCATGCGGGGATTGCAGAGCCCATGTTGGTGCATTCGCCAGAGCACAGCGGGCGCTGGGGACAAGTCAGCCAATCCTACGTCAGCTTACTAG ATATAACTCCGACCATCCTAGACTGGTTCTCCATCCCTTACCCGAGCTACAGTATCTTTGGAAAGGGTAAGATTGTAAAGCTAACAGGCAGGTCGATTCTCCCAGCTCTGCATTCCGAGCAGCCCTGGTCCACTGTGTTTGCCAGCCAGAGTCACCATGAGATCACCATGTATTACCCAATGAGAGCCATGAAGAACTTGCAGTACCAACTAATCCATAATATGCACTTCAAGATGCCCTTCCCCATCGACCAGGACTTCTACCTCTCGCTCACCTTCCAGGACCTGTTGAACAGGACTCAGAGTGGCCACCCAACCCACTGGGGGAAATCCCTGCAGGAATATTACTACAGGGAACACTGGGAGCTGTTCGACACCCAGGAGGATCCTTCCGAGAGCCACAACCTAGCCTCAGACCCACGATACGCAGACGTACTGGAGAAGATGAAGGGGCAACTGAAGAAGTGGCAGTGGTTGACCTATGACCCCTGGGTGTGTGCCCCAGATGGCGTGTTGGAAGACCAGGGGCCTTACCAGCTGGACCCTGAATGTAGGCCGCTGTACAATAAACTGTGA